The following proteins are encoded in a genomic region of Sorangiineae bacterium MSr12523:
- a CDS encoding isocitrate/isopropylmalate dehydrogenase family protein: protein MTHTITLIPGDGIGPEVSRATQVVLEASGVKIDWEVQHAGAAVAETQGTTLPNSVLESIRRNKVALKGPIGTPIGKGFRSVNVTLRQALDLYANVRPVKSLHGVEPRFEGTDIVIVRENTEDLYAGLELIIMPGVAQSIKLITERSCTRICEYAFDYAERLGRKRVTVVHKANIMKLSDGLLLESFRKVALKHPKIEPAEMIVDACAMQMVRNANKLDVIVTENLYGDILSDLGAGLVGGLGIVPGANIGHEAAVFEAVHGSAPDIAGKGLANPTALIQSAVMMLHHIGESTAAQKIDRGLISLYERSEIRTADLGGSSSTEEFTEALCKAVATA from the coding sequence ACCTGAAGTCAGCCGCGCGACGCAGGTCGTGCTCGAGGCTTCGGGCGTCAAGATCGACTGGGAGGTGCAGCACGCAGGTGCTGCCGTCGCCGAGACGCAGGGCACGACATTGCCCAACAGCGTGCTCGAGTCGATCCGGCGCAACAAGGTGGCGCTCAAGGGCCCCATCGGGACGCCCATCGGCAAAGGGTTTCGCTCGGTCAACGTCACCTTGCGGCAGGCGCTGGACCTTTATGCGAACGTGCGGCCCGTCAAAAGCCTGCACGGCGTGGAGCCCCGGTTCGAGGGCACGGACATCGTCATCGTCCGCGAGAACACCGAAGACCTGTACGCGGGCCTCGAGCTCATCATCATGCCGGGCGTCGCGCAGTCCATCAAGCTCATCACCGAGCGGAGCTGCACGCGCATCTGCGAGTACGCGTTCGACTACGCCGAGCGCCTCGGGCGCAAGCGCGTCACCGTGGTGCACAAGGCGAACATCATGAAGCTCTCCGACGGCCTGCTGCTCGAGAGCTTCCGCAAGGTCGCACTCAAGCACCCGAAGATCGAGCCGGCGGAGATGATCGTCGATGCGTGCGCCATGCAGATGGTGCGCAACGCCAACAAGCTCGACGTGATCGTCACCGAGAATCTCTACGGCGACATCCTCAGCGATTTGGGCGCGGGCCTGGTCGGCGGCCTGGGCATCGTGCCGGGCGCCAACATCGGCCACGAGGCGGCCGTCTTCGAGGCCGTGCACGGCAGCGCCCCGGACATCGCTGGCAAAGGCCTGGCGAACCCCACGGCCCTGATCCAGAGCGCCGTGATGATGCTCCACCACATTGGCGAGAGCACGGCGGCCCAAAAGATCGACCGCGGGTTGATCTCGCTCTACGAGCGCAGCGAAATCCGCACGGCGGATTTGGGCGGATCGTCCTCGACGGAAGAATTTACGGAAGCGCTCTGCAAGGCCGTCGCTACGGCGTAG
- a CDS encoding cation:proton antiporter — MTEHDALIFLVALATLLGMARLLGEVARAFGMPLVVGELIAGVLLGPTVLGRALPDVFQWLFRQSTPQKMLGAYTTVGVVLLLVVAGLEVDLGIVRRRGRSAAFTSLLGMILPLAGGILLGFMLPDSDMKNPNQRLLFALFIGVALSISALPVIAKTLLDLGLFKTDLGLLVMSAAMIDDSVGWVAFSMLVGPMQGNSVEFHKLLTMGGLSLVFVAGTLTAGRRGIDRLLTRFADELHGGRVLSLVILLALIGAAITQALGIHAVLGGFVVGVAIGDSPSLREQTRATIHEFVTNVFAPVFFASLGLKVDFIHAFDFRLCALVFAVASVAKVLGCSVGARAGGLGWRESIAVGFGLNARGAMEIILALLALEAGLLKEQLFVALVVMALCTSLLGGPAMKRLLYRAQEEDVVALLRRGGFVARLNATTSRGAIEELVQILEPRLGHLAAHARNQVLEREQMAPTGLGDEVAVPHAAIEGLEEPMLALGLSSDGIDFDAPDGKPATIVFLLLLAPRRLDEEVRVLASIARSVIDPRAREQLMEARETEQVLKVLAESAQRIAEERRARGPALADI; from the coding sequence GTGACGGAGCATGACGCGCTCATTTTCCTCGTAGCCCTGGCCACGTTGCTGGGCATGGCGCGGCTGCTGGGGGAAGTAGCACGCGCCTTCGGTATGCCGCTGGTCGTTGGCGAGCTCATCGCTGGCGTGTTGCTCGGGCCGACGGTGCTCGGTCGCGCGCTTCCCGACGTCTTTCAGTGGCTCTTTCGGCAATCGACTCCACAGAAGATGCTCGGTGCCTACACCACCGTGGGCGTGGTCTTGCTCCTCGTGGTGGCGGGCCTGGAGGTCGACCTCGGGATCGTGCGCAGACGCGGGAGAAGCGCGGCATTCACGAGCCTCCTCGGGATGATACTGCCACTCGCGGGCGGCATTTTGCTCGGCTTCATGCTGCCGGATTCGGACATGAAGAACCCGAACCAGCGGCTTCTTTTCGCGCTGTTCATCGGCGTGGCGCTGTCCATCTCGGCCTTGCCGGTCATCGCCAAGACGCTGCTCGACTTGGGGCTCTTCAAGACCGACCTCGGGCTCCTGGTCATGTCCGCCGCGATGATCGACGACTCCGTCGGGTGGGTCGCCTTCTCGATGCTCGTCGGCCCCATGCAGGGCAACTCCGTGGAGTTCCACAAGCTGCTCACCATGGGCGGGCTGTCCTTGGTCTTCGTGGCGGGCACCCTCACGGCGGGGCGGCGCGGGATCGATCGCTTGCTCACGCGATTCGCGGACGAGTTGCACGGCGGGCGCGTGCTTTCGCTGGTGATTTTGCTCGCTCTCATCGGAGCGGCCATCACGCAAGCCTTGGGCATCCACGCCGTGCTCGGCGGGTTCGTCGTGGGTGTGGCCATCGGCGACAGCCCGAGCTTGCGCGAGCAGACGCGCGCGACGATCCACGAATTCGTCACCAACGTCTTCGCCCCGGTGTTCTTCGCATCGCTCGGATTGAAGGTCGACTTCATTCATGCCTTCGACTTTCGCCTTTGCGCGCTCGTCTTCGCCGTGGCCAGCGTGGCCAAGGTGCTCGGGTGCTCGGTGGGCGCGCGCGCGGGTGGCCTGGGCTGGAGAGAATCCATCGCCGTGGGCTTCGGCCTGAATGCGCGCGGGGCCATGGAGATCATCCTCGCGCTGCTCGCGCTCGAGGCGGGCTTGCTCAAGGAGCAGCTCTTCGTCGCGCTGGTGGTGATGGCGTTGTGCACGTCGCTGCTGGGCGGGCCAGCCATGAAGCGCCTTCTCTATCGGGCGCAGGAGGAAGACGTGGTGGCGCTGCTCCGGCGCGGCGGGTTCGTGGCGAGGCTCAATGCCACCACATCGCGCGGGGCCATCGAGGAGCTGGTTCAGATCCTCGAACCGCGCCTCGGGCACCTCGCCGCGCACGCGCGCAACCAGGTGCTCGAGCGCGAGCAGATGGCCCCCACCGGCCTGGGAGACGAGGTCGCGGTGCCGCACGCGGCCATCGAAGGTCTCGAGGAGCCGATGCTCGCCCTGGGTCTGTCGTCCGACGGCATCGACTTCGATGCGCCCGATGGGAAGCCGGCGACCATCGTTTTCTTGTTGTTGCTCGCACCACGTCGACTCGACGAAGAGGTGCGCGTGCTGGCCTCCATTGCGCGTTCCGTCATCGATCCTCGAGCGCGCGAGCAGCTCATGGAAGCCCGCGAGACCGAGCAAGTGCTCAAGGTATTGGCCGAAAGCGCGCAGCGCATTGCCGAAGAACGACGCGCGCGCGGTCCTGCACTCGCGGACATTTGA
- a CDS encoding serine/threonine protein kinase, whose protein sequence is MGSVHFGVLRDGSEPKSVAVKQLHAEHARDPASVAMLLDEVRLTRLAHHPNVIPVVDFAYDGEHMILVMEYVHGESLRHLLSAAKKQQRAIPVRIAAAVLLDVLRALHAAHNARDEAGNALHLVHRDVTPENILVGSNGVTRLVDFGVAKANGRLHATRAGNVKGKFAYLAPEQIGGDVTLRADLFAAGLVFWEALVGERAFKGKDEAELIGQALNPKIPPASSLVGGIAPELDEVIARALAVVAEQRYESAEEFGAAIERVLGPSNIASADEVGAWTVELLGDKLRERASRMAEIIRDERKRTAKRTLPFVMGAGALVLLVGSLAFLGRSLLAWSAPISAEVQRVGSDVAPPPSPATPTPTPVAQQPAPPAPELAPPMPPTVSSARAAKKRAAVPTAVSPSSTGTRRDDACDPPFVIDSKGIRQYKQECFQ, encoded by the coding sequence ATGGGCTCCGTTCACTTCGGAGTTCTACGCGATGGATCGGAACCGAAGTCCGTTGCCGTCAAACAACTTCACGCAGAGCATGCACGCGATCCTGCCAGCGTCGCCATGTTGCTGGACGAAGTTCGGCTGACCCGACTGGCCCATCACCCCAACGTCATCCCGGTCGTCGACTTCGCCTACGACGGCGAGCACATGATCCTCGTGATGGAGTACGTGCACGGGGAATCACTCCGGCACCTCCTCTCCGCGGCGAAAAAGCAACAGCGCGCCATTCCCGTGCGCATCGCCGCGGCCGTACTTCTCGATGTGCTGCGAGCACTTCATGCCGCGCACAACGCGCGCGACGAAGCGGGCAACGCGCTCCACTTGGTCCATCGTGACGTGACGCCGGAGAACATTCTCGTGGGCTCGAACGGCGTCACGCGCTTGGTGGACTTCGGCGTGGCCAAGGCCAATGGTCGGCTGCACGCCACCCGTGCGGGCAACGTCAAAGGCAAATTCGCCTACCTTGCGCCGGAGCAAATTGGCGGCGACGTCACCTTGCGCGCGGATCTCTTTGCCGCGGGCCTGGTGTTCTGGGAGGCGCTGGTTGGCGAGCGCGCCTTCAAAGGAAAAGACGAGGCCGAGCTCATTGGGCAGGCGCTCAACCCGAAGATTCCGCCGGCGAGCAGCTTGGTGGGCGGCATCGCACCGGAGCTCGACGAGGTGATCGCGCGCGCGCTCGCCGTCGTTGCCGAGCAGCGCTACGAAAGCGCAGAGGAATTCGGCGCGGCCATCGAGCGCGTGCTCGGTCCCTCCAACATTGCGAGCGCCGACGAAGTGGGCGCGTGGACCGTGGAGTTGCTCGGCGACAAGTTGCGCGAGCGCGCCTCCCGCATGGCCGAAATCATCCGCGACGAGCGCAAACGAACGGCCAAGCGCACGCTCCCCTTCGTGATGGGCGCGGGGGCCCTGGTGCTCCTCGTGGGATCGCTCGCATTCTTGGGGCGCTCGCTGTTGGCATGGTCCGCACCGATTTCGGCCGAAGTGCAACGGGTGGGCAGCGACGTGGCGCCCCCTCCTTCTCCGGCAACGCCCACGCCCACGCCCGTTGCGCAACAACCGGCCCCGCCCGCTCCGGAACTCGCGCCGCCCATGCCGCCGACGGTATCCTCTGCCCGCGCCGCAAAAAAGCGAGCGGCGGTGCCTACCGCGGTGAGTCCGTCCTCGACGGGGACACGTCGCGACGATGCGTGCGATCCTCCGTTCGTGATCGACTCGAAAGGCATTCGCCAGTACAAGCAAGAGTGCTTCCAATGA
- a CDS encoding sigma 54-interacting transcriptional regulator translates to MAGDDRNEELSTVADKTPSASSTAPLYVLRVVGGPGTGKTLVLDWNKAPQALVGQSQVCELAIPDPRVSRRHLSLTAEGNVVRLVDLQSTNGTRIGGARVVEALLEGGEAIELGDSVLRVARAGEIRMDALERDRFGRVLGKSQAMQRLFAACEALANSTLPVILEGETGTGKELLAEAMHETGPRAAAPFVVFDCAAHEEGAALEALFGGPRGPGALEQARGGTLVIDEIGELGLQAQSRLATILDRGELRREGEIDAIRANVRFIATTRDDLDRLVEEKKFREELLFRFAGARIQVPPLRQRHGDVELIARHFWKLFGGAGEIPKRLVLQLGRHPWPGNVQELEHAVSRATVLGDETEIASTRAPDRDKPADYLDHVLTMGLAMPSARQRVIREFERRFVERAVREHGGNVTRAAAASGLTRRYFHMLLAKNKA, encoded by the coding sequence ATGGCGGGTGATGATCGGAATGAAGAACTATCGACCGTTGCGGACAAGACTCCGAGCGCGTCGTCCACGGCGCCTCTCTATGTGTTGCGCGTCGTAGGTGGTCCCGGAACGGGAAAAACCCTCGTTTTGGATTGGAACAAGGCGCCACAGGCGCTGGTCGGCCAAAGCCAAGTCTGTGAACTTGCCATTCCGGACCCGCGTGTGTCCCGGCGGCACCTTTCGCTCACCGCGGAAGGCAATGTCGTTCGGTTGGTCGATCTGCAGTCGACCAACGGCACACGCATCGGCGGTGCGCGAGTGGTGGAAGCATTGCTCGAAGGTGGCGAGGCCATCGAGCTCGGCGATTCGGTGCTGCGCGTTGCGCGGGCGGGCGAGATTCGCATGGACGCGCTCGAGCGCGATCGCTTCGGACGCGTTCTCGGGAAGAGCCAAGCCATGCAGCGCCTCTTTGCCGCGTGCGAGGCATTGGCCAATTCGACCTTGCCCGTCATCCTGGAAGGCGAAACGGGAACCGGTAAAGAGCTCCTCGCAGAAGCGATGCACGAAACCGGACCGCGTGCGGCCGCGCCCTTCGTCGTCTTCGACTGCGCCGCCCACGAAGAGGGTGCGGCCCTCGAGGCGCTGTTCGGTGGTCCGCGCGGGCCAGGTGCACTCGAGCAAGCGCGTGGTGGCACCTTGGTCATCGACGAGATTGGCGAGCTCGGGCTGCAGGCGCAGTCTCGCTTGGCCACCATCCTCGATCGCGGCGAGCTCCGGCGTGAGGGCGAGATCGATGCGATTCGCGCGAACGTCCGTTTCATCGCCACCACCCGCGACGACCTCGACCGCCTCGTGGAGGAGAAGAAGTTCCGCGAAGAGCTCCTCTTCCGATTCGCCGGCGCGCGCATTCAGGTCCCGCCGCTCCGTCAACGGCACGGCGATGTCGAGCTCATCGCTCGTCATTTCTGGAAGCTGTTCGGTGGCGCGGGGGAGATCCCGAAGCGCCTCGTCCTGCAACTCGGGCGTCACCCGTGGCCGGGCAACGTGCAAGAGCTGGAGCATGCCGTGTCGCGTGCGACCGTGCTCGGCGACGAAACCGAGATTGCTTCCACGCGGGCTCCGGATCGCGACAAGCCCGCGGACTATCTGGATCACGTTCTCACCATGGGGCTTGCAATGCCCAGCGCGCGGCAACGTGTCATTCGGGAATTCGAGCGGCGTTTCGTGGAACGCGCGGTGCGTGAGCACGGCGGCAACGTCACGCGCGCCGCAGCGGCCTCGGGGCTCACGAGGCGCTACTTCCATATGCTCCTGGCAAAGAACAAAGCGTGA